The Ananas comosus cultivar F153 linkage group 7, ASM154086v1, whole genome shotgun sequence genome has a window encoding:
- the LOC109712353 gene encoding protein Asterix codes for MKETSASANDPRKPSTARPYVPPTISPQDLPIDYAGFLAVVLGVTGVMFRYKLCSWLAIIFCAQSFANMKNIENDLKQVSMAFMFAVMGLVTNYFGPNRAANVKR; via the exons aTGAAGGAGACAAGCGCATCGGCGAACGATCCGAGGAAACCGTCGACGGCGAGGCCGTACGTGCCGCCGACGATCTCCCCTCAGGATCTCCCCATCGACTACGCCGGATTTCTCGCCGTCGTCCTCGGCGTAACCGGCGTCATGTTCCGA TACAAACTATGTTCGTGGTTGGCTATAATATTCTGCGCCCAGTCTTTTGCAAACATGAAGAATATTGAGAATGATCTTAAACAAGTATCCATGGCTTTTAT GTTTGCGGTCATGGGTTTGGTGACCAATTACTTTGGGCCTAACCGTGCTGCCAATGTGAAGCGCTAG